A stretch of Streptomyces vietnamensis DNA encodes these proteins:
- a CDS encoding serine/threonine-protein kinase: MTDAWQPGTTVLEEFTVERILGSGGFGSVALLRTLRSGERYAAKRLHETGPLQQGLLIGEARRWMALPAHPYITECRFTRTVQDRLVVFSEYVPGGSLADRIRSGELYEGGGPEALRRALGVAAQVAYGLDAAHSAGLLHLDVKPGNILFDGEGAAKVTDFGLAVAQRSANGAGTALAFTEGENDPWPTTRAPGHTQAYASPEQAEGRPVGPAADVWSWAVTLLEMLVGERTWPSGAVAALVLESARHQRLTGRSLAIPPPLAELLARCFHEDPEARPSSLRQLAAALRDIAEDETGGPLAVETPPREPTGGSRERVHGRRSTIGFEREDPWELLRAAYAAAGIDEAEATGFRPQLTGGRRTQLLEELHVLNEAWRVLWRPTTAPSPLLRARCAASMAEVQTGLGDLSGAVERYRGCVRLLESLPTEESRGRLAPALNSLAILLRRQGAVEESLRVADRAIAMALELVDAYPGSNAVGNALLTKANALFGKDGAEELYAAAVVAMRSAGDEVGEAKALASLAGCLARNGSPERADRLWDEADRLLARHATPEHHDVQAARGAMWLQRASEAEPGSDIELTCARKAVGAYAPLVRDHGVHEYSGDLGRALFRIGRCEERRGMPQRALAAYGLASECLETAVLRDGLAEFTGHLARAYDHESRFVADLQDPERAVGIARRAVDMWRRVTDLDGLHRTGGFLAEALRKLADALQDVGRTDEAEEAVVEGIAVTEDPAFRRDGTGRLIAAALHRTRGVGHRRSGRFDEAWRECATALELLRAEKGVEATKNRILVLETMSGICTDSGRYRQALLIAQDVMAETFRQGRAGFLRDADLADAMDRLARARFHYGIADHAAVAAREALKVYDRLITEGRVDLVAAASRARVLLGQCLLADGELDSAAQELETGLRAYENISDRDLDRSMAGRRGSSPDGLLRTALIESIELWVAEVREALGVRPQTLAQELDRRWADYEAGRELFRHGAPREASLFLERSAGMLRWLAEAYPGEPVERIRAETLLLLATCATSCERAGVARHAFRRAAECLRRLTTDLGRPEYADRWFEACIARLSWLVWDGDEPEAQTVLKDLRREVGVFRPAQRETWDRRAEESMAQGRKLRERARA; the protein is encoded by the coding sequence ATGACCGACGCATGGCAGCCCGGCACCACGGTGCTCGAGGAGTTCACCGTCGAACGGATCCTGGGATCGGGCGGCTTCGGAAGTGTCGCTCTGCTCCGTACGCTCCGCTCCGGTGAACGGTACGCGGCCAAACGACTGCACGAGACCGGCCCCTTGCAGCAGGGGCTGCTGATCGGCGAGGCGCGCCGGTGGATGGCGCTGCCCGCGCACCCCTACATCACCGAATGCCGCTTCACCCGGACCGTGCAGGACCGGCTGGTCGTCTTCAGCGAGTACGTGCCCGGCGGCTCTCTGGCGGACCGCATCCGGTCCGGAGAACTGTACGAAGGAGGCGGCCCGGAAGCCCTCCGACGGGCTCTCGGTGTTGCGGCACAGGTCGCGTACGGCCTCGACGCCGCCCACTCGGCCGGCCTCCTGCACCTGGACGTCAAGCCCGGCAACATCCTTTTCGACGGTGAGGGGGCCGCGAAGGTCACCGACTTCGGTCTGGCGGTCGCACAGCGGTCGGCGAACGGAGCCGGCACCGCCCTCGCGTTCACGGAAGGGGAGAACGACCCATGGCCGACCACCCGTGCACCGGGGCACACACAGGCCTACGCGTCACCCGAACAGGCCGAGGGCCGACCGGTCGGGCCGGCCGCCGACGTATGGAGCTGGGCCGTGACCCTCCTGGAGATGCTCGTCGGCGAACGGACCTGGCCGTCGGGCGCCGTGGCCGCCCTGGTCCTGGAATCAGCCCGGCACCAGCGGCTGACCGGCCGCTCGCTCGCGATACCGCCCCCTCTGGCCGAGCTGCTGGCGCGCTGCTTCCACGAAGATCCCGAGGCGAGGCCGAGTTCCCTGCGACAGTTGGCGGCCGCCCTGCGGGACATCGCCGAGGACGAGACGGGCGGTCCGCTCGCGGTGGAGACACCGCCTCGCGAGCCGACCGGGGGCTCACGGGAACGGGTGCACGGCCGCCGGTCGACCATCGGCTTCGAACGGGAGGACCCCTGGGAACTCCTCCGGGCTGCCTACGCGGCGGCGGGAATCGACGAAGCGGAGGCCACGGGATTCCGGCCGCAGCTCACCGGCGGCCGTAGGACTCAGCTCCTCGAGGAGCTGCATGTGCTGAACGAGGCATGGCGGGTCTTGTGGCGTCCGACCACCGCTCCGAGTCCGCTGCTGCGGGCCCGATGTGCCGCCTCGATGGCGGAGGTGCAGACAGGTCTCGGTGACTTGAGCGGTGCGGTCGAGCGCTATCGCGGCTGTGTGCGTCTCCTCGAATCCCTGCCGACGGAGGAGTCCCGGGGCCGGCTGGCGCCGGCACTGAACAGCCTGGCCATTCTCCTGCGCAGGCAGGGGGCCGTCGAAGAGTCGCTACGGGTCGCGGACCGCGCGATTGCGATGGCGCTGGAGCTGGTCGACGCGTACCCGGGCAGCAACGCCGTGGGAAACGCGCTGCTGACGAAGGCGAACGCCTTGTTCGGGAAGGACGGCGCGGAGGAGCTGTATGCGGCTGCCGTGGTCGCGATGCGTTCGGCGGGGGACGAGGTGGGCGAGGCCAAGGCCCTCGCGAGCCTCGCAGGGTGCCTGGCACGCAACGGCTCGCCGGAACGTGCCGACCGGCTCTGGGACGAGGCCGACCGCCTGCTGGCGAGACACGCCACTCCCGAGCACCACGACGTACAGGCGGCTCGGGGCGCCATGTGGCTGCAGCGGGCATCGGAGGCCGAACCCGGAAGCGACATCGAACTGACGTGCGCGAGGAAGGCGGTGGGTGCGTACGCCCCACTGGTCCGTGATCACGGGGTTCACGAATACTCCGGGGACCTCGGCCGGGCGCTGTTCCGCATCGGCCGCTGCGAGGAACGGCGGGGGATGCCGCAGAGGGCCCTGGCGGCCTACGGATTGGCGTCCGAGTGCCTGGAGACAGCCGTACTGCGGGATGGACTCGCCGAGTTCACCGGGCACCTCGCCAGGGCTTACGACCACGAATCGAGGTTCGTGGCAGACCTCCAGGACCCGGAGCGTGCGGTGGGCATCGCCCGGCGCGCGGTGGACATGTGGCGTCGGGTCACGGACTTGGACGGCCTTCACCGCACGGGGGGCTTCCTGGCCGAGGCGCTGCGCAAGCTCGCCGACGCGCTGCAGGACGTGGGACGCACCGATGAGGCGGAGGAGGCGGTCGTGGAAGGGATCGCGGTGACCGAGGATCCCGCGTTCCGTCGCGACGGCACGGGGCGTTTGATCGCAGCGGCGCTGCACCGTACCCGGGGGGTGGGGCATCGCCGCAGCGGCCGGTTCGACGAGGCCTGGCGTGAATGCGCCACAGCACTCGAGCTGCTGAGGGCGGAGAAGGGCGTGGAAGCGACGAAGAACCGCATCCTCGTCCTGGAGACGATGTCGGGCATCTGCACGGACTCCGGCCGCTACCGGCAGGCCCTGCTGATCGCTCAGGACGTCATGGCCGAGACCTTCCGTCAGGGCAGGGCCGGATTCCTGCGCGACGCCGATCTCGCCGACGCCATGGACCGGCTCGCCCGTGCCCGCTTCCACTACGGAATCGCCGACCACGCCGCCGTCGCAGCGCGCGAGGCGCTGAAGGTCTACGACCGGCTCATCACCGAAGGGCGCGTCGACCTGGTTGCCGCAGCCTCCAGAGCCCGGGTGCTGCTCGGGCAGTGCCTGCTCGCGGACGGTGAACTCGACTCCGCCGCACAAGAGCTGGAGACGGGCCTGAGGGCGTACGAGAACATCTCCGACCGGGATCTGGACCGCAGCATGGCGGGGCGCCGCGGTTCCTCCCCGGACGGGTTGCTGCGCACGGCACTGATCGAATCCATCGAGCTCTGGGTGGCGGAGGTGCGGGAGGCGCTGGGCGTCCGTCCCCAGACGCTGGCGCAGGAGCTCGACCGCCGCTGGGCGGACTACGAGGCGGGCCGGGAGTTGTTCCGGCACGGCGCTCCCCGGGAGGCGAGCCTGTTCCTCGAGCGCTCCGCCGGCATGCTCCGTTGGCTGGCCGAGGCGTATCCCGGAGAGCCCGTGGAACGGATCCGGGCCGAGACGCTGCTCCTGCTGGCGACCTGCGCGACGAGCTGCGAACGCGCCGGCGTCGCACGGCATGCCTTCCGCCGGGCGGCGGAGTGCCTGAGGCGCCTCACGACGGACCTCGGACGGCCCGAGTACGCCGACCGCTGGTTCGAGGCCTGCATCGCCCGGCTGAGCTGGCTCGTGTGGGACGGCGACGAACCCGAGGCACAGACCGTGCTCAAGGACCTGCGCCGAGAGGTGGGCGTCTTCCGCCCGGCGCAGCGGGAGACATGGGACCGGCGTGCCGAGGAGTCCATGGCCCAGGGGCGGAAACTACGTGAGCGCGCCCGCGCGTAG
- a CDS encoding purple acid phosphatase family protein has product MAGLHLQFGADPATEMTVSWISPQSVRRPRVHLGSPDGGAGRVVDAETRTYRDGFSQQEVYVHHARIAGLRPDTTYLYSAGHDGAAQETGSFTTAPRGRAAFTFTSFGDQGTPNLRRTLKWPTKETPPPLGPFPLYTSTQGGTEASADIVAAVERVGPLFNLINGDLCYAGVAGAIGEDRVATWADWFISNSRSARLRPWMPCVGNGETEKGNGPLGLTGYQTYFDLPGGTTATDPETGGLWYAFTVGAVRFISLANDDVAIVDTGEIYLRGYSGGAQRRWLERELQAARASTGIDWIVVFMHHPMISSHRSGGSDLGVREEWGPLFDAYGVDLVLCGHEHYYERSLPLRGTLPNEARTPIPVSTSTDVADTAKGTVHMVIGGGGNFATTQDDLFEEPKGRVVVAVGKEPEGRHRKPVYITEDAPWRAVQDRVHPHGFAAFDVDPGTRGTGRTRMSVTYYTFDGPYGELTPVDAFTLERPRADARH; this is encoded by the coding sequence GTGGCCGGCCTGCACCTGCAGTTCGGTGCCGATCCCGCCACCGAGATGACCGTCTCCTGGATCAGCCCCCAGTCCGTCCGGCGTCCGCGGGTCCACCTCGGGTCACCGGACGGTGGCGCCGGGCGGGTGGTCGACGCCGAGACCCGTACCTACCGTGACGGGTTCTCCCAGCAGGAGGTGTACGTCCACCACGCCCGCATCGCCGGGCTTCGGCCGGACACCACCTACCTGTACTCGGCCGGGCACGACGGCGCCGCGCAGGAGACCGGGTCCTTCACCACGGCACCGCGCGGTCGTGCCGCCTTCACCTTCACCAGCTTCGGCGACCAGGGCACGCCCAATCTGCGCCGGACCCTCAAGTGGCCCACGAAGGAGACACCGCCGCCCCTCGGTCCTTTCCCGCTCTACACCAGCACTCAGGGCGGCACCGAGGCGTCCGCCGACATCGTGGCCGCGGTGGAACGGGTCGGTCCGCTGTTCAACCTGATCAACGGCGACCTGTGTTACGCGGGCGTGGCCGGCGCCATCGGTGAGGACCGTGTCGCGACCTGGGCCGACTGGTTCATCAGCAACAGCCGCTCGGCGCGGCTGCGCCCCTGGATGCCCTGTGTCGGCAACGGCGAGACCGAGAAGGGCAACGGCCCCCTGGGCCTCACGGGTTACCAGACCTACTTCGATCTGCCGGGCGGGACGACTGCCACCGACCCCGAGACCGGTGGCCTGTGGTACGCCTTCACCGTCGGCGCGGTCCGTTTCATCAGTCTGGCCAACGACGACGTGGCGATCGTGGACACCGGCGAAATCTATCTGCGCGGATACTCCGGCGGTGCGCAACGCCGCTGGCTGGAAAGGGAGTTGCAGGCGGCACGAGCAAGCACCGGCATCGACTGGATCGTCGTCTTCATGCACCACCCGATGATCTCCAGCCACCGCAGCGGCGGCAGCGACCTCGGAGTCCGCGAGGAGTGGGGCCCGCTCTTCGACGCGTACGGGGTCGACCTGGTGCTCTGCGGCCACGAGCACTACTACGAGCGCTCGCTGCCGCTCCGCGGAACCCTGCCGAACGAGGCCCGCACCCCGATCCCGGTCTCCACCAGCACCGATGTCGCCGACACCGCCAAGGGCACCGTGCACATGGTCATCGGTGGCGGCGGCAACTTCGCCACCACCCAGGACGACCTGTTCGAGGAACCCAAGGGCCGCGTCGTCGTCGCCGTGGGCAAGGAGCCCGAGGGCCGCCACCGCAAGCCGGTCTACATCACCGAAGACGCTCCCTGGCGCGCCGTCCAGGACCGCGTCCACCCCCATGGCTTCGCCGCTTTCGACGTCGACCCGGGCACCCGCGGCACCGGACGCACCCGGATGTCCGTCACGTACTACACCTTCGACGGCCCCTACGGAGAGCTGACCCCGGTCGACGCCTTCACCCTGGAACGCCCCCGCGCGGACGCCCGGCACTGA
- a CDS encoding Pls/PosA family non-ribosomal peptide synthetase: MSATSERGELTLLDDGGTHEESGKAARFSAGPAAPPRTLVDILDATVLAYPDELALDDGSAQLTYRALAAEVERLRRTLAAAGVGLGDRVGVRVPSGTNDLYVAVLAVLAAGAAYVPVDAEDPDERAELVFGEAGVRAVLGAGRSVEITGDPAPGHAPAARPGPEHDAWIIFTSGSTGMPKGVAVGHRSAAAFVDAEAALFLTEEPIGPGDRVMAGLSVAFDASCEEMWLAWRHGACLVPVPRSQVRSGADLGPWLVEQEITVVSTVPTLAALWDPADLGEVRLLIFGGEACPPELTQRLVTEGREVWNTYGPTEATVVACASLLTGEEPIRIGLPLNGWELAVVDESGEPVPMGGSGQLVIGGVGLARYLDPAKDAEKYAPLASLGWQRAYRSGDLVRAEPEGLVFLGRGDEQIKLGGRRIELGEVDAALQALPGVAGAAAAVRTARSGNQLLVGYLVTQEGWDRPAAVERLRAELPAALVPLLAPVDELPTRTSGKVDRDALPWPLPELESTGLVEQLYGTEAWLAEQWSETLGVAVTGAADDFFAIGGNSLAAARLTTRLRARYPSAAVVDIYQRPTLRELARHLEQSVHDGGAARTVAPVPLRSQVTQSLLLLPLFTLVGLRWTVALLALGNVLHRFGAYPWAPTASWWLVAAGAALFHSPPGRLALAAGGARILLRGVEPGRHPRGGSVHLRLWTAERLADLVGATSLTGSWLESYARALGAKVGPDVDLHSLPPVTGMLKLGRGCAVESEVDLSGHWLDGDRLEIGPVKVGAGAVVGTRSVLFPGARVGKRAEVAPGSAVTGQIPTGQRWAGVPAVKLGKAKRNWPKERPPRAAHWRALYGASGFCLTLLPVLAALPALLVVSRFVPADAGLAEALRGALTAVVPGALAFGFAYALLLLVPVRLLSIGLRTGTHPTHSRVGWQAWTVTQLMDLSRETLFPLYAGLVTPVWLRLLGMKIGRGAEVSTVLALPSLTTVGDGAFLADDTLTAPCELGGGWVRIGHSEIGRRAFLGNSGMTAPGRSVPDDGLVGVLSATPKKAKKGSSYLGLPPVKLPRSAADADRSRTYDPPAHLLWARGLVELCRLVPVFCSAALSVLTAAALCALIATSGIGSVGAALLSGAVLLAAGATAAVVSVAAKWLLVGRHRTGEHPLWSGFVWRNELSDTFVEVLAVPWLAGSVPGTPLHTLWLRGLGARIGRGVWCESYWLPETDLVTLGDAVTVNRGCVLQTHLFHDRILRTDTVVLREGATLGPNGIVLPGSTVGARSTLGPASLVMAGESVPADTRWLGNPIEAWRA; the protein is encoded by the coding sequence ATGTCAGCCACATCTGAGCGCGGTGAACTCACTCTGCTCGACGACGGGGGGACGCACGAAGAGTCCGGCAAAGCGGCCCGGTTCTCCGCCGGGCCCGCCGCCCCGCCCCGTACGCTCGTCGACATCCTCGATGCGACCGTCCTGGCGTACCCCGACGAACTCGCCCTCGACGACGGCTCCGCCCAGCTGACCTATCGCGCGCTGGCAGCCGAGGTCGAGCGGCTGCGGCGCACCCTCGCCGCGGCCGGGGTCGGGCTCGGCGACCGGGTCGGCGTACGCGTGCCCTCCGGGACCAACGACCTGTACGTGGCCGTCCTCGCCGTGCTCGCCGCAGGCGCCGCCTACGTGCCGGTCGACGCCGAGGACCCGGACGAGCGGGCCGAGCTGGTCTTCGGCGAAGCCGGGGTGCGCGCGGTGCTCGGCGCCGGACGGTCCGTCGAGATCACCGGGGATCCCGCGCCCGGCCACGCCCCCGCGGCACGCCCCGGGCCCGAGCACGACGCGTGGATCATCTTCACCTCCGGCTCCACCGGCATGCCCAAGGGCGTCGCCGTCGGCCACCGCAGCGCCGCCGCCTTCGTGGACGCCGAGGCCGCGCTCTTCCTCACCGAGGAACCGATCGGACCCGGCGACCGGGTCATGGCCGGACTGTCGGTCGCGTTCGACGCCTCCTGCGAGGAGATGTGGCTGGCCTGGCGCCACGGCGCCTGCCTCGTGCCCGTCCCGCGCTCCCAGGTGCGCAGCGGTGCCGACCTCGGTCCCTGGCTGGTGGAACAGGAGATCACGGTGGTCTCCACCGTGCCGACCCTGGCCGCGCTCTGGGACCCCGCGGACCTGGGCGAGGTCCGGTTGCTGATCTTCGGCGGGGAGGCCTGCCCGCCCGAACTGACCCAGCGCCTGGTGACCGAGGGCCGCGAGGTCTGGAACACGTACGGTCCCACCGAGGCCACCGTCGTCGCCTGCGCCTCGCTCCTGACCGGTGAGGAACCGATCCGCATCGGTCTCCCGCTGAACGGATGGGAACTGGCCGTCGTCGACGAGTCCGGCGAGCCGGTGCCCATGGGCGGCAGCGGCCAGCTCGTGATCGGCGGCGTCGGCCTGGCCCGCTACCTCGACCCCGCGAAGGACGCCGAGAAGTACGCCCCGCTCGCCTCCCTCGGCTGGCAGCGCGCCTACCGCAGCGGCGACCTCGTCCGCGCGGAGCCGGAGGGTCTCGTCTTCCTCGGCCGCGGCGACGAGCAGATCAAGCTCGGCGGCCGCCGCATCGAACTGGGCGAGGTGGACGCCGCGCTCCAGGCCCTACCCGGCGTCGCCGGAGCGGCCGCCGCCGTCCGCACCGCGCGCAGCGGCAACCAGCTCCTCGTCGGCTACCTCGTCACCCAGGAGGGATGGGACCGTCCCGCGGCGGTCGAGCGGCTGCGCGCCGAACTGCCCGCGGCCCTCGTGCCGCTCCTCGCACCGGTCGACGAGCTGCCGACCCGTACCTCCGGGAAGGTGGACCGCGACGCGCTGCCCTGGCCCCTGCCCGAACTGGAATCCACCGGCCTCGTCGAGCAGCTCTACGGCACCGAGGCCTGGCTCGCCGAGCAGTGGAGCGAGACCCTGGGCGTGGCCGTCACCGGTGCCGCCGACGACTTCTTCGCGATCGGCGGCAACAGCCTCGCCGCCGCCCGGCTCACCACCCGGCTGCGCGCCCGCTACCCGAGCGCGGCCGTGGTCGACATCTACCAGCGACCCACCCTGCGCGAGCTCGCCCGCCACCTGGAGCAGTCCGTACACGATGGCGGCGCGGCCCGGACCGTCGCTCCCGTCCCGCTCCGGTCCCAGGTGACGCAGTCGCTGCTCCTGCTCCCGCTGTTCACCCTGGTCGGACTGCGCTGGACGGTGGCGCTCCTCGCCCTGGGCAACGTCCTGCACCGGTTCGGGGCCTACCCCTGGGCGCCCACCGCCTCGTGGTGGCTCGTCGCCGCCGGCGCCGCCCTGTTCCACAGCCCGCCGGGCCGGCTGGCCCTCGCGGCCGGCGGCGCACGCATCCTGCTGCGTGGGGTCGAGCCGGGACGCCACCCGCGCGGCGGTAGCGTGCACCTGCGGCTGTGGACGGCCGAACGACTGGCCGACCTCGTCGGCGCGACCTCCCTCACCGGCTCCTGGCTGGAGAGCTACGCACGCGCCCTCGGAGCCAAGGTCGGCCCCGACGTCGACCTGCACTCCCTGCCTCCCGTGACCGGCATGCTCAAGCTCGGACGCGGCTGCGCCGTGGAGTCCGAGGTGGACCTCTCCGGGCACTGGCTGGACGGCGACCGGCTGGAGATCGGCCCGGTCAAGGTCGGTGCGGGCGCGGTCGTCGGCACCCGCAGCGTGCTCTTCCCGGGCGCGCGGGTCGGCAAGCGGGCCGAGGTGGCCCCCGGTTCCGCCGTGACCGGGCAGATCCCGACCGGTCAGCGCTGGGCCGGAGTACCCGCCGTCAAGCTCGGCAAGGCCAAGCGGAACTGGCCCAAGGAGCGCCCGCCGCGCGCCGCCCACTGGCGCGCCCTGTACGGAGCGAGCGGCTTCTGTCTCACCCTCCTCCCCGTGCTCGCCGCCCTGCCGGCGCTGCTCGTCGTCAGCCGGTTCGTACCCGCCGACGCCGGGCTCGCCGAGGCCCTGCGCGGCGCGCTGACGGCCGTGGTGCCGGGAGCGCTCGCCTTCGGGTTCGCGTACGCGCTGCTGCTGCTCGTCCCGGTGCGTCTGCTCAGCATCGGGCTGCGGACCGGGACCCACCCGACGCACAGCCGGGTCGGCTGGCAGGCCTGGACCGTCACGCAGTTGATGGACCTCTCCCGGGAGACCCTGTTCCCGCTGTACGCCGGGCTGGTCACCCCCGTGTGGCTACGGCTGCTCGGTATGAAGATCGGCCGGGGCGCCGAGGTGTCCACGGTTCTCGCGCTCCCGAGCCTGACGACCGTGGGCGACGGTGCGTTCCTCGCCGACGACACCCTGACCGCTCCTTGTGAACTGGGCGGAGGCTGGGTCCGCATCGGACACTCCGAGATCGGGCGCCGGGCGTTCCTCGGCAACTCCGGAATGACCGCGCCGGGCCGCAGCGTGCCCGACGACGGGCTCGTCGGCGTCCTGTCGGCCACTCCGAAGAAGGCCAAGAAGGGCAGCTCCTACCTGGGCCTGCCGCCGGTCAAGCTGCCGCGATCCGCGGCCGACGCGGACCGGAGCCGTACCTACGACCCGCCCGCGCACCTGTTGTGGGCCCGGGGCCTGGTGGAACTGTGCAGGCTCGTCCCGGTGTTCTGCTCGGCCGCGCTCTCCGTCCTGACCGCGGCCGCGCTGTGCGCCCTGATCGCGACGAGCGGGATCGGGTCCGTGGGGGCCGCGCTGCTGTCCGGAGCGGTCCTGCTCGCCGCCGGGGCGACCGCCGCGGTGGTCTCCGTGGCCGCGAAATGGCTGCTTGTGGGCCGGCACCGGACGGGGGAGCACCCGCTGTGGAGCGGCTTCGTGTGGCGCAACGAACTGTCCGACACGTTCGTCGAGGTCCTGGCCGTGCCCTGGCTCGCCGGATCGGTGCCGGGGACCCCGCTCCACACGCTGTGGCTGCGGGGTCTGGGGGCCCGGATCGGCCGGGGCGTGTGGTGCGAGAGCTACTGGCTTCCCGAGACGGACCTGGTGACCCTTGGCGACGCCGTCACCGTGAACCGCGGCTGTGTGTTGCAGACGCATCTCTTCCACGACCGGATCTTGAGGACGGATACTGTGGTCCTCCGCGAGGGCGCCACCCTGGGTCCGAACGGAATCGTCCTGCCCGGAAGCACGGTCGGGGCCCGCAGCACACTGGGACCCGCCTCTCTCGTGATGGCCGGGGAATCCGTCCCCGCCGACACCCGCTGGCTGGGCAATCCGATCGAGGCGTGGCGGGCCTGA
- a CDS encoding M1 family metallopeptidase — MSGQRTTASDPYFPANGDSRYRVHRYEITLDYRPGPNRLAGTARLSAIVGRAQLTEFALDLAEFKIGRVQVDGRTPHYSHRGGKLRVRPAKPLPAGAAFTVEVHWSGNPKPVRSPWGGLGWEELTDGALVASQPVGAPSWYPCNDRPADKASYLLSVNTPSSYAVVAGGRLLTRTTKASTTTWVYEQTAPTSSYLVGLSIGMYQTVLLGDPGLGGVPQSAHVPAHLLPNFSRDFARQPAMMRLFEELFGPYPLGEYAVVVADEELDVPVEAQGLSLFGANHVDGVRGSERLIAHELAHQWFGNSVTIADWRHIWLNEGFAKYAEWLWSERSGGRTAQELALAAHRLLASQPQDLVLADPGRKLMFDDRLYQRGGLAVHAIRCALGDGAFFRMLRDWAGVNRHGVVTTASFAAHAARYATEPLDGLLGSWLHEPSLPPLPAPPL, encoded by the coding sequence GTGAGCGGCCAGAGGACAACGGCGTCGGACCCGTACTTTCCGGCCAACGGCGATTCCCGGTACCGCGTGCACCGGTACGAGATCACCCTGGACTACCGCCCCGGCCCCAACCGGCTGGCCGGGACGGCCCGGCTCAGCGCGATCGTCGGCCGGGCGCAGCTCACCGAGTTCGCCCTCGACCTGGCCGAGTTCAAGATCGGCCGGGTCCAGGTGGACGGCCGGACGCCCCACTACAGCCACCGGGGCGGCAAACTGCGCGTCCGGCCGGCCAAGCCCCTCCCCGCGGGAGCCGCCTTCACCGTGGAGGTGCACTGGTCGGGCAACCCCAAGCCGGTACGCAGCCCCTGGGGCGGCCTCGGCTGGGAGGAACTGACCGACGGCGCGCTCGTCGCGAGCCAGCCGGTCGGCGCGCCTTCCTGGTACCCCTGCAACGACCGGCCCGCCGACAAGGCTTCCTACCTGCTCTCGGTCAACACCCCTTCCTCGTACGCGGTGGTGGCCGGCGGCCGCCTCCTCACCCGGACGACCAAGGCCTCCACGACCACCTGGGTGTACGAGCAGACCGCCCCGACCTCCAGCTACCTGGTCGGCCTGTCCATCGGCATGTACCAGACCGTGCTGCTCGGCGACCCCGGACTCGGCGGTGTTCCGCAGAGCGCCCACGTACCGGCGCATCTGCTGCCGAACTTCTCCCGGGACTTCGCCCGGCAGCCCGCGATGATGCGGCTCTTCGAGGAACTGTTCGGCCCCTACCCCCTGGGCGAGTACGCGGTCGTCGTCGCCGACGAGGAGCTGGACGTGCCGGTGGAGGCCCAGGGGCTGTCCCTCTTCGGCGCCAACCACGTGGACGGCGTACGGGGTTCGGAGCGGCTCATCGCCCATGAGCTCGCTCACCAGTGGTTCGGCAACAGCGTGACCATCGCCGACTGGCGGCACATCTGGCTGAACGAGGGCTTCGCGAAGTACGCCGAATGGCTCTGGTCGGAGCGCTCCGGCGGCCGCACCGCACAGGAACTGGCGCTCGCCGCACACCGGTTGCTCGCCTCGCAGCCGCAGGACCTGGTCCTCGCCGACCCCGGCCGCAAGCTGATGTTCGACGACCGCCTGTACCAGCGTGGGGGCCTCGCGGTGCACGCGATCCGCTGCGCGCTGGGTGACGGGGCGTTCTTCCGCATGCTGCGCGACTGGGCCGGCGTGAACCGCCACGGCGTCGTGACCACCGCGAGCTTCGCCGCCCATGCGGCCCGCTACGCGACCGAGCCGCTGGACGGCCTGCTCGGGTCCTGGCTCCACGAGCCCTCCCTTCCCCCGCTGCCCGCCCCGCCGCTCTAG